In Trueperaceae bacterium, one DNA window encodes the following:
- a CDS encoding plastocyanin/azurin family copper-binding protein gives MNRFIGLLIGLLLFSGAAFAQQGGEGEVVEIRMVSEGANFYFDPVGIHVAPGTTIRFINESGQHSATAYCDGNGKPQRIPDGAECWNSGILTEAGATFEVTLTEEGVYDYFCIPHEALGMVGRIIVGSADAYTPPEPTDLMPAAQQALPSVDAILGAEGGTLPYQAPQ, from the coding sequence ATGAACAGATTCATCGGACTACTCATCGGCCTACTGCTGTTCTCGGGAGCAGCCTTCGCCCAGCAGGGTGGCGAAGGGGAGGTCGTCGAGATAAGGATGGTCAGCGAGGGCGCGAACTTCTACTTCGACCCGGTCGGAATCCACGTTGCGCCCGGCACCACCATCCGCTTCATCAACGAGAGTGGCCAGCACAGCGCTACGGCTTACTGCGACGGGAACGGCAAACCGCAACGGATCCCCGATGGGGCGGAGTGCTGGAACTCGGGCATCCTGACGGAAGCCGGGGCGACGTTCGAGGTGACCCTCACCGAGGAGGGCGTGTACGACTACTTCTGCATACCCCACGAGGCCCTGGGGATGGTGGGTCGGATAATCGTCGGTTCGGCCGACGCCTACACTCCACCGGAGCCCACCGATCTGATGCCGGCCGCGCAACAGGCACTGCCGTCGGTCGATGCGATCCTCGGCGCCGAAGGCGGGACGCTGCCCTATCAGGCGCCTCAGTAG
- the hslU gene encoding ATP-dependent protease ATPase subunit HslU codes for MTSEAILRAAADLTPLQIVEELDKHIIGQHKAKRSVAVALRNHFRRRQLPEAMQAEIVPKNILMIGPTGVGKTEIARRLARLAKAPFVKVEATKFTEVGYVGRDVESIVRDLMQAAYVMVENEKKAEVTERAAQAGEERLLDALLPGGTQEGREKMRSLLRAGQLEARTIEIEVKDERPMAAMMPGMEEMGVNLQDMLSNVLPKKRVKRKTTVAEARKVLEGEEAEKLIDHDEVTREAVYRAENAGIVFIDELDKIAESGGSSGADVSGEGVQRDLLPVVEGTQVNTRYGAVKTDHVLFIAAGAFSVSKPSDLIPELQGRFPIRVELEELTSADFQRILTQPEHSLTRQYTELLKVDGSFVRFEESGIESIAEYAERVNREVEDIGARRLHTMLETVLEDISFATGLGDVVIDGAYVRKKLEDIVDSEDLSRFVL; via the coding sequence ATGACGAGTGAAGCGATCCTGAGGGCGGCGGCCGACCTGACACCCTTGCAGATCGTGGAGGAGTTGGACAAGCACATCATCGGCCAGCACAAGGCCAAGCGGTCGGTGGCTGTGGCGCTTCGCAACCACTTCCGTAGGCGGCAACTTCCGGAAGCGATGCAAGCCGAGATAGTGCCCAAGAACATCCTCATGATCGGTCCTACGGGGGTCGGCAAGACCGAGATCGCCCGGCGGCTGGCCCGGTTGGCGAAGGCGCCGTTCGTGAAGGTGGAAGCCACCAAGTTCACCGAGGTCGGCTACGTTGGTCGGGACGTGGAGTCGATAGTGCGAGACCTGATGCAGGCCGCCTACGTCATGGTCGAGAACGAGAAGAAGGCCGAAGTCACCGAACGGGCGGCCCAGGCCGGCGAGGAGCGTCTGCTCGATGCCCTGCTGCCGGGCGGCACCCAGGAGGGACGCGAGAAGATGCGCTCCCTACTTCGGGCCGGCCAGCTCGAGGCCCGCACCATCGAGATCGAGGTGAAGGACGAACGGCCCATGGCGGCGATGATGCCGGGCATGGAGGAGATGGGCGTCAACCTGCAGGACATGCTTTCGAACGTCCTACCGAAGAAGCGGGTGAAACGCAAGACGACCGTCGCCGAGGCGCGAAAGGTGCTCGAAGGCGAGGAGGCAGAGAAACTGATCGACCACGACGAGGTGACTCGCGAGGCGGTCTACCGGGCCGAGAACGCCGGCATCGTCTTCATCGACGAGCTCGACAAGATCGCCGAGTCGGGCGGCAGTTCGGGGGCCGACGTCTCGGGTGAGGGAGTCCAGCGCGACCTGTTGCCGGTGGTCGAGGGAACGCAGGTGAATACCCGTTACGGGGCGGTCAAGACCGATCACGTACTCTTCATCGCGGCGGGCGCCTTCAGCGTCTCCAAACCTTCGGACCTCATACCCGAACTGCAGGGGCGTTTCCCCATCCGGGTAGAGCTGGAAGAGCTCACCTCCGCGGATTTTCAGCGGATACTCACTCAGCCGGAGCACTCGCTCACCCGCCAGTACACCGAACTCCTGAAGGTCGACGGTAGCTTCGTGCGCTTCGAGGAGTCGGGCATCGAGTCGATCGCCGAGTACGCCGAGCGGGTGAACCGCGAGGTGGAGGACATCGGCGCGAGGCGCCTGCATACGATGTTGGAGACGGTGCTGGAGGACATCTCGTTCGCCACCGGTCTGGGCGACGTGGTCATCGACGGCGCATACGTTCGCAAGAAGCTCGAGGACATCGTTGACAGCGAGGACCTGAGCCGATTCGTACTCTGA
- the hslV gene encoding ATP-dependent protease subunit HslV, protein MNRMHGTTIVAVHRDGVSAIAGDGQVTLGETIVKKGAVKVRTLHDERVLAGFAGAVSDAFTLLEKFEGHLDASRGNLLKAAVETVKEWRTDRVLRNLEAMLIIADDEQILTLSGVGDVIAPDEPVVAVGSGGAYAQAAALALLRNTDLGAEEIARQALSIAADIDIYTSGTATVLTVGAEQDHDQGAR, encoded by the coding sequence ATGAACCGCATGCACGGAACGACGATCGTCGCTGTCCACCGGGACGGGGTCTCGGCCATCGCAGGTGATGGCCAGGTCACCCTCGGCGAAACGATCGTGAAGAAGGGGGCGGTGAAGGTGCGCACCCTGCACGACGAGCGGGTCCTGGCAGGGTTCGCAGGGGCAGTCAGCGACGCCTTCACACTCCTGGAGAAGTTCGAAGGGCACCTCGACGCCAGTCGTGGGAACCTGCTGAAGGCGGCAGTGGAGACGGTCAAGGAGTGGCGTACCGACCGCGTCCTGCGCAATCTGGAGGCGATGCTGATCATCGCCGACGACGAGCAGATCCTCACTCTCTCCGGCGTGGGCGACGTCATAGCGCCCGACGAGCCGGTTGTGGCGGTCGGTTCCGGTGGCGCCTACGCTCAGGCTGCTGCTCTCGCCTTGTTGCGCAACACCGACCTGGGCGCCGAAGAGATCGCCCGGCAGGCGCTGAGCATAGCGGCCGACATCGACATCTACACCAGCGGTACCGCCACTGTCCTCACGGTTGGCGCAGAGCAGGATCACGACCAGGGGGCGAGATGA
- a CDS encoding dienelactone hydrolase family protein — protein sequence MAEVALFHHALGLTPGVVGFADELRAAGHIVHTPDLFAGRTFSTIEEGVGHAREIGFGEVIARAERAVADLPAGLVYAGFSLGVLPAQKLAQTRPGARGALLFYSCVPMGEFGAWPKGVPVQVHGMDEDPYFAKEGDLDAARELVELAEEGELFVYSGDQHYFADRTLPSYDPEATALLTRRVLDFLAAR from the coding sequence ATGGCTGAAGTAGCGCTCTTCCACCACGCCCTCGGGCTCACGCCCGGCGTCGTCGGTTTCGCCGACGAGCTGCGCGCGGCCGGCCACATCGTCCACACTCCCGATCTCTTCGCCGGCAGGACCTTCAGCACTATCGAGGAGGGGGTCGGCCACGCCCGGGAGATCGGCTTCGGCGAGGTCATCGCCAGGGCCGAGCGGGCTGTCGCCGATCTACCCGCGGGACTCGTCTACGCCGGTTTCTCGCTGGGCGTTCTGCCGGCCCAGAAGCTCGCTCAGACCAGGCCGGGCGCCAGGGGCGCGCTGCTCTTCTACTCGTGTGTGCCAATGGGTGAGTTCGGCGCCTGGCCGAAGGGCGTTCCGGTACAGGTACACGGGATGGACGAGGATCCCTACTTCGCGAAGGAGGGCGACCTCGACGCTGCGCGCGAACTCGTGGAACTCGCCGAAGAGGGTGAGTTGTTCGTCTACTCAGGCGACCAGCACTACTTCGCCGACCGCACCCTGCCCTCCTACGACCCTGAAGCCACCGCGCTCCTCACCCGCCGGGTGCTCGACTTCCTCGCCGCCCGCTAG
- a CDS encoding menaquinone biosynthesis protein, translating into MPERSPESSLAERPGRVERLGVVSYANVAPLHYGLSPWQDEETSVEFVEGVPSELNAMLLAGEIDLTLVSSIEYIRHRERLVALPDFSIATLGPVYSVMLFHWRPWEELSGARIAVTTESATSVELLRVLLIGNDMEAELVPLPPDLDAMLEVCDAALLIGDSALTEGVARRRIGGRQPLLTDLGEAWYRLTRLPFTFAVWASPRGKSPSQRLVERLRDARRRGLAEIGRVAELEGPRRGVPQEVMQRYLSNFRYHLELPDRDGLEEFARRSVSGLDTAELRYWDL; encoded by the coding sequence ATGCCTGAGCGCTCCCCCGAGTCGTCTCTGGCCGAACGGCCCGGACGGGTCGAACGCCTCGGCGTCGTTTCCTACGCCAACGTGGCGCCCCTCCACTACGGCCTCTCGCCGTGGCAGGACGAGGAGACAAGCGTGGAGTTCGTCGAGGGCGTACCCAGTGAGCTGAACGCGATGCTGCTCGCCGGCGAGATCGATCTCACGCTCGTCTCCAGCATCGAGTACATCCGCCACCGCGAACGGCTCGTCGCCCTGCCCGACTTCTCGATCGCAACGCTGGGGCCCGTGTACAGCGTGATGCTCTTCCACTGGCGGCCCTGGGAGGAACTGAGCGGAGCGAGGATAGCGGTGACCACAGAGTCGGCCACCAGCGTCGAGCTGTTGCGTGTGCTGTTGATCGGGAACGACATGGAGGCGGAACTGGTGCCCCTGCCGCCCGACCTCGATGCGATGTTGGAGGTATGCGACGCGGCGCTCCTGATCGGCGACTCGGCGCTCACCGAGGGAGTCGCCAGGCGCAGGATCGGCGGCCGCCAGCCGCTGCTCACCGACCTCGGTGAGGCCTGGTACAGGCTCACCCGGCTGCCTTTCACCTTCGCCGTTTGGGCTTCGCCGAGGGGCAAGTCGCCTTCGCAGCGGCTCGTGGAGCGGCTACGCGATGCCCGACGCCGGGGCCTGGCCGAGATAGGTCGGGTGGCCGAACTGGAGGGCCCGCGCCGAGGCGTGCCCCAGGAAGTGATGCAGCGCTACCTGTCCAACTTCCGCTACCACCTCGAACTCCCCGACCGAGACGGGCTCGAGGAGTTCGCGAGACGCAGCGTCTCCGGCCTCGATACCGCCGAGCTGCGCTACTGGGACCTGTAG
- a CDS encoding EAL domain-containing protein — MSRARASITREAPAGPPSVKAGVFYGVVAADGRVQQCSDGLARLLGRECLLGTPLLSLVHRDENAHLAERIAAAQSAAAAVSGRFRLSCDPAAELRAELTLIPLGDGGQGPSPMVLRVNLFAGRGEADAGLLSAESHYGAVLAALEQGIIIQDLQGVVTDCNEAAERILGTDVRTLSDDSVRGRGWGAIDEDGTPLPLERYPSMQALRTGRPASGDMAVRRGDGNLAWISVSSTPLRLEGESDSYGVVSSIWDITSEREKERQLEHSHDHDALTDLPNRSAFFEIARRSFASDRRRQGVRDAVLFLDLDDFKRVNDMFGHSVGDQLLVQAALRVRQCIRPGDVAARLAGDEFALLLLDVGSVWNAVRVAQRVLESFTEPFRLAGVALDLSTSIGISVAAESARDPDAVISQADIALRRAKAGGKARYVVYDAHLDARVKDNLEIEADLRQALAKGEFEVHYQPVIELGTESVAGAETLLRWRHPRRDLVPPTEFIPVAEDNGTIHPIGEWVLEQSLSQLKTWLESYPHFHLGINLSPKQLESPQFLTTFARILGVSGVPHDAVMLELTETYLMQDVERAARDLRRFAGLGVQIAIDDFGTGYSSLKYLQHLPITHLKIDRSFIQRVVRDERSRVLVEAIQLLADKLDLKVIAEGVETRAQADFLAATGCRWAQGYLFERPLPGPSFDEYLLLDGKKEAGA; from the coding sequence ATGAGCCGCGCGCGAGCTTCGATCACCCGGGAGGCCCCGGCCGGGCCCCCGTCAGTGAAAGCCGGTGTCTTCTACGGGGTCGTCGCAGCGGACGGCCGCGTCCAGCAGTGCAGCGACGGCCTCGCGAGGCTGCTGGGCCGCGAGTGCCTGCTGGGAACGCCGCTGCTTTCACTGGTGCACCGTGACGAGAACGCGCACCTGGCCGAACGGATCGCTGCGGCTCAGTCTGCCGCCGCTGCGGTGTCAGGGCGCTTCAGGCTGTCATGCGATCCAGCTGCCGAGCTCCGGGCCGAACTCACCCTGATCCCCTTGGGCGACGGCGGGCAGGGGCCGAGCCCGATGGTGCTGCGAGTCAACCTGTTCGCCGGCCGTGGCGAGGCCGACGCAGGACTGCTGAGCGCCGAGTCGCACTACGGCGCGGTGCTGGCCGCCCTCGAGCAGGGGATCATCATCCAGGACCTCCAGGGGGTGGTGACCGACTGCAACGAGGCGGCGGAGCGGATCCTGGGCACCGATGTTCGAACCCTCAGCGATGACAGCGTGCGGGGCCGCGGCTGGGGTGCCATCGACGAGGACGGCACCCCTCTGCCGCTCGAGAGGTACCCGTCGATGCAGGCGCTCCGAACCGGACGTCCCGCCAGCGGTGACATGGCCGTCCGCAGAGGCGACGGCAACCTGGCCTGGATCTCGGTGAGCAGCACGCCCCTTCGCCTGGAAGGGGAATCCGATTCGTACGGGGTCGTCTCCTCGATATGGGACATCACCTCGGAGCGGGAGAAGGAGCGGCAGCTCGAGCACAGCCACGACCACGACGCGCTTACCGACCTGCCCAACCGCAGCGCCTTCTTCGAGATCGCCCGCAGATCGTTCGCGAGCGACCGGCGCCGGCAAGGCGTGCGAGACGCGGTGCTATTCCTCGACCTAGACGACTTCAAGCGGGTGAACGACATGTTCGGGCACTCGGTAGGCGACCAGTTGCTGGTTCAGGCCGCCCTCCGCGTGCGTCAATGCATAAGGCCGGGCGACGTCGCCGCGAGGTTGGCCGGCGACGAGTTCGCACTGCTGCTGCTCGACGTCGGCAGCGTCTGGAACGCGGTTAGAGTAGCCCAGCGGGTGCTCGAGAGCTTCACCGAGCCGTTCCGGCTGGCCGGGGTTGCGCTAGATCTGAGCACCAGCATCGGCATCTCGGTAGCTGCCGAGAGCGCTCGCGACCCGGACGCCGTCATCAGTCAGGCCGATATCGCGTTGCGCCGGGCAAAAGCCGGCGGCAAGGCGCGCTACGTCGTCTACGACGCTCACCTCGACGCGCGCGTCAAGGACAACCTGGAGATCGAGGCCGACCTGCGTCAGGCGCTCGCGAAGGGCGAGTTCGAGGTGCACTACCAGCCGGTCATCGAACTGGGCACCGAGTCGGTGGCCGGCGCCGAGACGTTGCTGCGCTGGCGCCACCCGCGCCGCGACCTGGTGCCTCCCACAGAGTTCATCCCCGTCGCCGAAGACAACGGCACGATCCACCCGATAGGCGAATGGGTGCTGGAGCAGTCTCTCAGCCAGTTGAAGACCTGGCTTGAGAGCTACCCCCACTTCCATCTGGGGATAAACCTTTCTCCGAAGCAGCTCGAGTCCCCCCAGTTCCTGACCACCTTCGCGCGGATACTGGGGGTCTCGGGGGTGCCTCACGACGCTGTCATGCTGGAACTGACCGAGACCTACCTGATGCAGGATGTCGAACGGGCCGCACGCGACCTGCGTCGTTTCGCCGGCCTTGGCGTGCAGATCGCCATCGACGATTTCGGCACCGGCTACTCCAGCCTCAAATACCTGCAGCACCTGCCGATCACCCACCTGAAGATCGACCGCTCGTTCATCCAGCGGGTCGTGCGTGACGAGCGAAGCCGGGTGCTGGTGGAAGCGATCCAGTTGCTGGCCGACAAGCTCGACCTAAAGGTCATCGCCGAAGGAGTGGAGACTCGCGCCCAAGCCGATTTCCTGGCCGCCACCGGCTGCCGCTGGGCCCAGGGTTACCTGTTCGAACGGCCCCTGCCCGGTCCTTCCTTCGACGAGTATCTGCTACTGGACGGCAAGAAGGAGGCCGGCGCCTGA
- a CDS encoding cation diffusion facilitator family transporter — protein sequence MAHSHDHGGAPASEARRNRLAAVLVLVLLYAVAEVVGGLLTNSLALLADAGHMLSDAGALALSLFAVWIAKKPATSGHTYGYYRSEILAALVNAATLVAISAYIFYEAFRRLGSTLEVEGGAMMLVALGGLMVNVAGLAILHGGRDESLNVRGAWLHVLTDALGSLGAIVAGGLIWLLGWNWVDPLASVLIGVLVTYSAWGLLKETVNVLLEGAPPDIDVDVVRARLLGCTGVDDVHDLHVWTITSGMPALSAHVVVRREQFRQETLVRVRECLHEEFGIDHVTIQLEHADLVEPGTPV from the coding sequence ATGGCTCACTCTCACGACCATGGAGGAGCTCCGGCATCTGAAGCTCGGCGCAATCGTCTGGCTGCCGTGCTGGTCCTGGTGCTGCTCTACGCGGTCGCCGAAGTCGTTGGCGGGCTGCTCACCAACTCCCTGGCGCTGTTGGCCGACGCCGGACACATGCTCTCCGACGCGGGAGCCTTGGCGCTGTCGCTCTTCGCGGTATGGATCGCCAAGAAACCGGCGACCAGCGGCCACACTTACGGCTACTACCGAAGCGAGATCCTCGCCGCACTGGTCAATGCCGCAACGCTGGTCGCGATCAGCGCCTATATCTTCTACGAGGCGTTCAGGCGCCTGGGGTCGACTCTCGAGGTCGAAGGCGGCGCGATGATGCTCGTGGCCTTGGGCGGCTTGATGGTGAACGTCGCCGGCCTGGCGATCCTCCACGGCGGGCGAGACGAGAGCCTCAACGTACGAGGAGCCTGGCTGCACGTGCTGACCGACGCCCTGGGCAGTCTCGGCGCGATAGTCGCCGGAGGCCTCATCTGGCTGCTCGGCTGGAATTGGGTTGACCCGCTCGCGTCGGTGCTGATCGGGGTGTTGGTGACGTACTCGGCCTGGGGACTCCTGAAGGAGACGGTGAACGTGCTACTCGAAGGCGCGCCGCCGGACATCGACGTGGACGTCGTGCGGGCCCGCTTGCTCGGTTGCACCGGGGTGGACGACGTGCACGATCTGCACGTCTGGACGATCACGAGCGGGATGCCTGCGCTGTCGGCCCACGTGGTGGTGCGCCGCGAGCAGTTCCGTCAGGAAACGCTGGTGCGCGTGAGGGAGTGCCTGCACGAGGAGTTCGGCATCGATCACGTGACGATCCAGTTGGAGCATGCCGATCTGGTGGAGCCGGGCACTCCGGTCTAA
- a CDS encoding thymidine kinase, with product MPFFEFGGGRLEAIVGPMFSGKSEELIRRVNRALIAKQEVQVFKPAIDDRYDARSVASHTGRKMEAVPVEDVAAVRAALRDEVQVVAFDECQFFGPEVVDLSLELADAGRRVIVAGLDLDFRGEPFGAMPQLLAHAELVEKLTAICRCGRQATRTQRLIGGSPAHFDDPVILVGASERYEPRCRECHVVLRETRPVPLFPVA from the coding sequence ATGCCATTCTTCGAGTTCGGCGGTGGGCGGCTGGAAGCGATCGTGGGCCCGATGTTCAGCGGGAAGTCGGAGGAACTGATCCGGCGGGTCAACCGGGCCCTCATAGCCAAGCAGGAAGTCCAGGTGTTCAAGCCGGCTATCGACGATCGCTACGACGCCCGGTCGGTCGCATCGCACACGGGCCGAAAGATGGAGGCGGTGCCGGTGGAGGACGTGGCAGCGGTTCGGGCCGCGCTGCGAGACGAGGTCCAGGTAGTCGCTTTCGACGAGTGTCAGTTCTTCGGCCCAGAGGTGGTCGACCTGTCGCTGGAGTTGGCGGACGCCGGCCGCCGGGTGATCGTTGCCGGTCTCGACCTTGACTTCAGAGGCGAGCCGTTCGGAGCGATGCCGCAACTCCTGGCGCATGCCGAACTCGTCGAGAAGCTCACCGCGATCTGTCGTTGCGGCCGCCAGGCGACCAGGACTCAGCGGCTCATCGGCGGATCGCCGGCGCACTTCGACGATCCGGTGATCCTGGTCGGGGCCTCGGAGCGCTACGAGCCTCGTTGCCGGGAGTGCCACGTGGTCCTGCGGGAAACCCGGCCAGTACCGCTCTTCCCGGTAGCCTGA
- the mqnE gene encoding aminofutalosine synthase MqnE: MTVASVRDMPVRDSALEPIADKVLEGRRLDFEDGLLLYRTPDLATVARLADIRRERMVGDKAYYVHSLRLSQTNVCYVGCTFCGFQRKFGEDGVWDYDLEQVWEYVDRHWHPDLTEIHISSGHHPKRDWQYYLDLVRGLTERYPGVQVKAWTAAEIHHFTKITRPRLGYREVLSQLKEAGLVAMPGGGAEIFAEDVRRRIARAKVKAEGWLEIHRTAHELGIPTNATMLYGHVERLEDRLDHMMRLRRLQDESPGFFSFIPLAFQPDNNPLAVELGRTEHTVGVDDLRNLAVARLMLDNFPHIKGYWVMITPELTQVTLSAGVSDIDGTIKDERIAHASGAVTESGMTEEELVRLIRDAGRIPVRRDALYNELFVHA; the protein is encoded by the coding sequence ATGACGGTCGCTTCCGTACGTGACATGCCCGTTCGTGACTCTGCACTCGAGCCGATAGCAGACAAGGTGCTCGAGGGCAGGCGGCTCGATTTCGAAGACGGGTTGCTTCTCTACCGCACGCCCGACTTAGCCACGGTGGCCCGCTTGGCCGACATCCGAAGGGAACGGATGGTGGGCGACAAGGCCTACTACGTCCACTCGCTGCGGCTCTCGCAGACCAACGTCTGCTACGTCGGCTGCACGTTCTGCGGATTCCAACGGAAGTTCGGCGAGGACGGGGTCTGGGACTACGACCTCGAGCAGGTGTGGGAGTACGTCGACAGACACTGGCACCCCGACCTCACCGAGATCCATATCTCGTCGGGACATCACCCGAAGCGCGACTGGCAGTACTACCTCGACCTGGTTCGCGGCCTCACCGAACGCTACCCGGGAGTGCAGGTCAAGGCCTGGACAGCCGCCGAGATACACCACTTCACCAAGATCACCAGGCCGCGGCTCGGTTACCGGGAGGTCCTCAGCCAGCTCAAGGAGGCGGGCTTGGTGGCGATGCCTGGTGGGGGGGCCGAGATCTTCGCCGAGGACGTTCGTCGGCGGATCGCTCGCGCCAAGGTGAAGGCCGAAGGGTGGCTGGAGATCCATCGTACCGCTCACGAACTCGGGATACCGACCAACGCGACCATGCTCTACGGGCACGTCGAGCGGCTCGAGGACAGGCTCGATCACATGATGAGACTGCGGCGGCTGCAGGACGAATCGCCAGGCTTCTTCTCGTTCATCCCGCTCGCCTTCCAGCCCGACAACAACCCTCTTGCCGTCGAGTTGGGCAGGACCGAGCATACGGTGGGAGTAGACGACCTTCGCAACCTCGCGGTCGCCCGGCTGATGCTCGACAACTTCCCCCACATAAAGGGTTACTGGGTGATGATCACCCCCGAACTCACCCAGGTGACCCTCTCGGCAGGCGTGAGCGACATCGACGGAACGATCAAGGACGAGCGCATAGCCCACGCCTCCGGCGCCGTCACCGAGTCCGGGATGACCGAGGAGGAGCTCGTCCGGTTGATACGCGATGCCGGTCGCATCCCCGTGCGCAGGGATGCTCTCTACAACGAGCTGTTCGTGCATGCCTGA